From Malaya genurostris strain Urasoe2022 chromosome 2, Malgen_1.1, whole genome shotgun sequence:
agctttcaaagccgagatattcgatgaacaagtagaggtatgcatttccgagcgttccaattttcagaagttcttcagtcagaaaaaaatacaatgaatcattctgaaaatttcacagaatattctcaactaaatttcgaagacattgtcaggtgggtttttctatattctgcaccatttccaagaaaatttaattaaaaatgggaaaatagcaaaaaaacctaccactttacggtactgcatTCAGCCCTTGACAGCCTATTCGGTATATTGTAAAATTGGGTATCCAGGAGAATCGTATGCAACAAAACTATACCATCTAGACAAATGTCTAGTGGACGAAGCCGCGGTCTCTACCTAGCAACGTTCCTATAAACGTATCAACGATATTGGAAATCCGCAGCTGTGTCGTGCTTTGCTGGACTGCGGTTCACAAGTGAATCTTCTCATTGAAAGAACGGCATCTTTGTTACGAGtaaaacataaatttatcgatatGAAAGTTATGGGTGTCGACGGTACCAAGACTAGGGTAACCAGTTCGGTAAACGTGGAGGTATATTCTCAAAGAAATCAATCTTTAATCAATATGGAATGACTTGTTATTTTACGGGAACGATTCCTTCAAACTACAAAAACATTTCGCATTGGCCGATACCAACGGATCAAGAACTGGTAGATCCAGAATTAAATCGCCCACAAGGAGTGGACTTGTTGATCGGAATAAGACATTTCTTTGGTTTACTGAAAACAGGTAAAGTCAAACTTGCCGATGAACTGCTATATTGATTAGAAACCGTATATGGATAGGTCGTTGGTGGTCTCATAAATCCAGTGGTTGGcagtacagtctgataatgatcgttgctgtgtggaatttcccaagagagaatcgccagttgacaattatcgcagaaaatcgaatcgatgcttcaacttgatgattctcatactaggttgcaatatttcaaaacacttgtgtggagcattcacacacattttcatagacacaaaggttatatgcacaaagtttaaataagcggcaatagtaaaatgattctatcgcaattaggttttttaccgtcgctgctaacctcaatcggatgaacacattttgacagttcagcagtactgtttgtaaacagagatttttttgtttgtctgttgacaaatttgatgagaccatttacggttcATATAGCCTAAATAGAATTTTGTGCACTATTGGATAtgatttgtttttgagatttattaaataaaagtgactagttgcaaaatgtaaagatgattgtttaagatgttttcttcgatttttgtttaagcttgtttgtaaacagtaccgctgaactgtcaaggataaatgcttgttcatttgtgacgtcatgataaaaaatctaattatcaactgcctgtatagaatcggatcgcgaaacgagaataagcgaccgcttgttgcttcagagaggaaccccacagcagtgtgctaacctatgattctcagaaatgtcatcgagagaaactcgctctcgcactggtgtcgattctatgttaaatgagccatgccgagtttttgttgttgcgatgatatccgtctctctttgatggtactGAATCAATCGTGTGaggagttgccagtgagcgttctttgatacgatgaaagccatccttggttgcaGCGTCTTTTTTTTAGCGAATCACTCATTAATACAATTAGCACTTGATGAAGGCCATGCTCATCCCCTGACAGCAGGGATAGTGAAGAACGatttttacatcgatgatgtgCTTACGGGAGCTGAAACATTGGAGAAACTAGTAGCGGTTCGTAAAGATCTGGATGTACTTCTTAGCAAAGGTGGTTTTACACTGCATAAGTGGTGTTCGAACTCTGCCCAATTTCCAGACAACATTCCAGAGCATCAACAAGAGAAGCAGGTATTATTTGAACAAAATGGTATGAACCGTTCAATGGAAAATGGGACGGGTAATAGCTGTTCACCCGGGTAAGGGTTCTTCCATTGGACGAGGGCGATACGAATCACGGATCTTATTGAACCCCGAGGAGTTCAATGGCGGGGAAGATGTTCAGTCCTAAAGAAAgacaaatatttaggtgaaAAAGAAAACCATAATTAGGTTAATACCGGGTCTAAATAAACCTTATAAAATGAAATGCTCAGTCGTCAAAGAACCTGGCAGCACgtctttcaaaaatgatttttattgaCTATGACTAATACGCATTCATGCATTTCCGTTTCCTTTCTTATAGAGAAAAAGTTTAGTTGAACAAAGAACGTTGAATATAGCCACGCATTTTTCTGATATCGCTACACCAGGTATACCTATTTTTGACCTCTACACCGCAATATAGATATGTTCtcctaaaataccgataattaactgatcatacagataaataccaatTTTGGGTTTAAGCTAGGATAGACTTGAGAAAAAATTGTcgcctttttttgctcacctaaCTGACCCCcggtgacattttcctggtacttCTGTAGCAGAGTCTGTAATACCGATATGGTTCAGATAGATTTTTATGCCgaaaacagatttttggaaaaatgacctggcaacgctgataACTTCACAAGAATGTAAATAAATGTTGCATGCAGGGAGGGCGATAAATTCAACTGGTGTTATGTAACAGTACCCCGAAACTGCTGATACTGATGTAAACAATACCCTGAAACTGCTGATAAATATGCAAATATTTGTGTAGCCATCTGTGATAACATTTTCGAATAAAAAGCTTCTTCCTTTCTGTCAGCTCTGTTTGGCTAGGTCAACATCGATGTCGCAAATTAAAAAGGCAAACTGAACGGTGAGTTGTAGTGCAAAACGATACAGCATCTAGGTATTCGCCAACTTGACCTTGTCGTTTGATTTTGCAAAATAACTATCAGTAGACTGGTTTGGTTGCTATAGGTAATAAGCAGATCTGTAGTTTGATTGATTGCTCCAAATGCATTCTAGGGAAAATGATTTCTTGATGTGACGATGTGATACTGAAGTTTTCAGATCtttttggaaatgaaaaaaactgcGCTAACCAATGTTTTGAGCTTTCCTTTTTAAAATAATcttaaattgtattttttcatgCAGGTGGCTATTAAAACTGCAAAGTTTGTTTCATATACTAAATAAATTTAAACAAAGAAAATGAATAACAATCTGAACGGAACGGTGGACGGAGAAACGATTGTGGAATTTACTTCGCTCGGTAAGTATGATGAGTGTTTTGAGATAAAGTACCTACATTTAAACATTCTTATTTGTTTTAGAATCGAATGTACACCAATTAATTGAGGCAGCGATTCAAGTGCGTAAAAATGCCTACTGTCCGTACAGTAATTTCGCAGTAGGAGCAGCCTTGAGGACGACAACCGGAGAGATCTTCACCGGGTGTAACGTCGAGAATGGCACATTTGGGCCAAGTGTTTGTGCTGAACGAACGGCTATTTGCAAAGCCGTCAGCGA
This genomic window contains:
- the LOC131432062 gene encoding cytidine deaminase-like; the protein is MNNNLNGTVDGETIVEFTSLESNVHQLIEAAIQVRKNAYCPYSNFAVGAALRTTTGEIFTGCNVENGTFGPSVCAERTAICKAVSEGFREYAALAVVGFQEKQFTTPCGTCRQTLSEFCRRDIPVYLAKPAPARVMVTSLYKLLPHAFFPTFLDN